One part of the bacterium genome encodes these proteins:
- a CDS encoding tetratricopeptide repeat protein: MSGLGRLALTALIASFAAGCADDEQRIAEFLERGENYVASGADEEAIIEFKNVLQLDPENADAHEALSLAYLRVDKPREAYWEMSETVRVDPNNVDARLRYGTISAAIGDYDLSNEQAEAVLALEPDNARGYTLRGQARENREDLEGAEADYRAAVDASPDAAAFRFLLGGFLERNKKVEEAEAVYRALLETEPSYLAASTLTRLVLRDEDRAAEADVLIADLIRIAEEAPTEAREADPNAEDQGSTTLVYNVLREEAVVGAYTLKALVQRSRDDFDGAIATLEEGVTKSEGKTQLIYQMAQFYRAEGRTEDEDRMIRRATEVAPGNADAQLFLSAYLGTQGDADGALEAARAAAEIDPTSDAARLRVAELLIDVGFRDGDEAMIQEGRSIVDVVLEERPDGPEANFVKAKIELAENDIEAAKSSLETTLQARPDWAQARFVLGSTLAASGEISRARVELEAALEAQPGLLDARKLLTSVYSTLGEHEFVIENGRTYLRDRPDDMPIRIAVGQSLIRVGRADEAYDEIASVPEEEWDAAAFFALGRIDLAYGRLEEGTRKLTRADELAPGNPQVLRTLVAIDRNEGRMDRALERIAAAIAAKPEDSELHELKGDALLAKRDVEGGRAALEKAVELEPRNVSAHISLADVEARRGDAEAVLSVLERASGAVPESAELQYRLAQAYDRLRRTSDALATYEKTIALNPEFAMAKNNLAYLLAEHGGDLDRALELAQQAKEAMPDDGNAADTLGWVLLKRGLPSAAIGYLEEATERFPENAYEIQGLVHNHLAQAYEAAEDKDKAIEASQATVDFFARLEEAASERGLTANEPGWVEEARSRIARLESASS, from the coding sequence ATGTCGGGCCTCGGGCGCCTGGCGCTCACCGCCCTGATCGCGAGCTTCGCCGCCGGCTGTGCCGACGACGAGCAGCGGATCGCGGAGTTCCTCGAACGCGGCGAGAACTACGTCGCCTCGGGCGCGGACGAAGAGGCGATCATCGAGTTCAAGAACGTCCTGCAGCTCGATCCCGAGAACGCGGACGCCCACGAAGCGCTCTCGCTCGCTTATCTCCGGGTCGACAAGCCGCGCGAAGCGTACTGGGAGATGTCGGAGACCGTCCGCGTCGATCCGAACAACGTCGATGCACGGCTTCGCTACGGCACGATCTCCGCCGCGATCGGCGACTACGACCTGTCGAACGAGCAGGCCGAGGCGGTGCTCGCACTCGAGCCCGACAACGCGCGCGGCTACACGCTGCGCGGTCAGGCGCGTGAGAACCGAGAGGACCTCGAGGGTGCCGAGGCCGACTATCGTGCGGCGGTCGACGCCAGCCCCGATGCGGCCGCGTTCCGCTTTCTCCTCGGTGGCTTCCTCGAGCGCAACAAGAAGGTCGAAGAGGCGGAAGCCGTCTACCGCGCGCTCCTCGAGACCGAGCCGAGCTACCTCGCGGCGTCGACGCTCACGCGCCTCGTGCTTCGCGACGAGGATCGCGCCGCGGAGGCGGACGTGCTGATCGCGGACCTGATCCGCATCGCCGAAGAAGCGCCGACCGAGGCGCGCGAGGCCGATCCGAACGCCGAAGACCAGGGCAGCACGACCCTCGTCTACAACGTGCTGCGCGAAGAGGCCGTCGTCGGCGCCTACACCCTGAAGGCACTGGTCCAGCGCAGCCGGGACGATTTCGACGGCGCGATCGCGACCCTCGAAGAAGGCGTCACGAAGAGCGAAGGCAAGACCCAGCTGATCTATCAGATGGCGCAGTTCTATCGCGCGGAAGGCCGGACCGAGGACGAGGATCGCATGATCCGTCGAGCGACCGAGGTCGCACCCGGGAACGCCGACGCCCAGCTCTTCCTGTCGGCCTACCTCGGGACCCAGGGCGATGCCGACGGCGCCCTCGAGGCCGCTCGTGCCGCCGCCGAGATCGACCCGACGAGCGACGCCGCCCGGTTGAGGGTCGCCGAGCTGCTGATCGACGTCGGCTTCCGCGACGGCGACGAGGCGATGATCCAGGAGGGCCGGTCCATCGTCGACGTCGTCCTCGAGGAGCGGCCCGACGGTCCCGAAGCCAACTTCGTGAAGGCGAAGATCGAGCTCGCGGAGAACGACATCGAGGCGGCGAAGTCGAGCCTGGAGACGACCCTGCAGGCCCGACCCGATTGGGCCCAGGCGCGCTTCGTGCTCGGCTCCACCCTCGCGGCGAGCGGTGAGATCTCGCGCGCCCGGGTCGAGCTCGAGGCGGCCCTCGAGGCCCAGCCCGGTCTGCTCGATGCCCGAAAGCTCCTGACGAGCGTCTACTCGACGCTCGGCGAGCACGAGTTCGTGATCGAGAACGGCCGGACCTATCTCCGGGATCGCCCCGACGACATGCCGATACGCATCGCCGTCGGTCAGAGTCTGATCCGGGTGGGTCGCGCCGACGAAGCCTACGACGAGATCGCCTCGGTGCCGGAAGAGGAGTGGGACGCGGCGGCGTTCTTCGCTCTCGGACGGATCGACCTCGCCTACGGGCGCCTCGAGGAAGGCACGCGCAAGCTCACCCGCGCCGACGAGCTCGCGCCCGGCAATCCGCAGGTGCTCCGGACTCTGGTCGCGATCGACCGCAACGAAGGTCGGATGGACCGTGCCCTCGAACGAATCGCGGCGGCGATCGCGGCGAAGCCCGAAGACAGCGAGCTCCACGAGCTGAAGGGCGATGCGCTGCTCGCGAAGCGCGACGTGGAGGGCGGGCGCGCTGCGCTCGAGAAGGCGGTCGAGCTCGAGCCGCGGAACGTCTCGGCCCACATCTCGCTGGCCGACGTCGAGGCGCGTCGCGGTGACGCCGAGGCCGTCCTCTCGGTCCTCGAGCGCGCGAGCGGTGCGGTGCCCGAGTCCGCGGAGCTGCAGTATCGACTCGCCCAGGCCTACGACCGTCTGCGCCGCACGAGCGATGCCCTCGCGACGTATGAGAAGACGATCGCCCTGAATCCCGAGTTCGCCATGGCCAAGAACAACCTGGCCTATCTGCTGGCGGAGCACGGCGGCGACCTCGATCGCGCACTCGAGCTCGCGCAGCAGGCGAAGGAGGCGATGCCCGACGACGGGAACGCCGCGGATACCCTCGGTTGGGTCCTGCTCAAGCGCGGCCTGCCCTCGGCGGCGATCGGCTACCTGGAGGAGGCGACCGAGCGGTTCCCGGAGAACGCCTACGAAATCCAGGGTCTCGTCCACAACCATCTGGCCCAGGCCTACGAGGCCGCCGAGGACAAGGACAAGGCCATCGAGGCGAGCCAGGCGACGGTCGACTTCTTCGCCCGGCTCGAAGAGGCGGCGAGCGAGCGGGGCCTGACGGCGAACGAGCCGGGGTGGGTCGAGGAGGCCCGGTCCAGGATCGCGCGGCTCGAGAGCGCCTCCTCCTAG
- a CDS encoding undecaprenyl/decaprenyl-phosphate alpha-N-acetylglucosaminyl 1-phosphate transferase, translating to MNPFHAIAIVVISSVIAYASTPFVIRFAAAIGAVDRPNERKVSKRAAMPLLGGLAVAFGCAAGMTTALAICSVTDLARGVVGFGGGALALIAVGLYDDRFDVRPYVKLLVQILAAGIAIEAGFRIDYFTSPISGETHAVPLYIAWPISLVWIVGVTNALNLIDGLDGLSAGVGGIIAGTLTIICWQAEQWLGVVVGLALFGALLGYLPYNFPPARIFLGDTGSLVIGFGLAVLALEGYRKTALLAFLVPLLALAIPILDTVLSIVRRLRSGRGVFSPDRLHMHHRLLHREGSHKSAVLMLYFLTACFCMIAVSFSQIDGWIAFLYLAAVVAVTIRLLRNLDAFSLEILGDAPPANEGGHEGGAESSSDSSSVPGDSKPA from the coding sequence TTGAACCCTTTCCACGCCATCGCGATCGTCGTGATCTCGTCTGTGATCGCGTACGCGTCGACGCCGTTCGTGATCCGTTTCGCGGCCGCGATCGGAGCGGTCGACCGTCCGAACGAGCGGAAGGTGAGCAAGCGGGCGGCGATGCCGCTGCTCGGCGGGCTCGCCGTCGCCTTCGGATGCGCGGCAGGGATGACGACGGCGCTCGCGATCTGCAGCGTGACGGATCTCGCGAGGGGAGTCGTCGGGTTCGGCGGGGGAGCGCTCGCGCTGATCGCGGTCGGTCTCTACGACGATCGATTCGACGTCCGGCCCTACGTGAAGCTCCTCGTCCAGATCCTGGCGGCCGGGATCGCGATCGAGGCGGGCTTCCGGATCGACTACTTCACGAGCCCGATCTCGGGAGAGACCCACGCCGTTCCGCTCTACATCGCCTGGCCGATCTCGCTCGTCTGGATCGTCGGCGTCACGAACGCGCTCAACCTGATCGACGGGCTCGACGGGCTCTCGGCGGGCGTAGGCGGGATCATCGCCGGCACGCTCACCATCATCTGCTGGCAGGCGGAGCAGTGGCTCGGCGTCGTGGTCGGCCTCGCGCTCTTCGGCGCGCTGCTGGGCTATCTGCCCTACAACTTCCCGCCCGCGCGGATCTTCCTCGGGGATACCGGCTCCCTGGTGATCGGGTTCGGCCTCGCCGTGCTCGCCCTCGAGGGCTACCGCAAGACGGCGCTCCTCGCGTTCCTCGTTCCGCTGCTCGCGCTGGCGATCCCGATTCTGGACACGGTCCTCTCGATCGTGCGCCGGCTGCGGAGCGGTCGAGGCGTCTTCTCGCCAGATCGGTTGCACATGCACCACCGCCTCCTCCATCGCGAGGGCTCCCACAAGAGCGCGGTGCTGATGCTCTACTTCCTGACGGCCTGCTTCTGCATGATCGCCGTCTCGTTCTCGCAGATCGACGGCTGGATCGCCTTCCTCTATCTGGCAGCGGTCGTGGCGGTCACGATTCGGCTGCTTCGCAACCTGGATGCGTTCTCGCTCGAGATCCTGGGAGATGCGCCGCCGGCGAACGAAGGGGGACACGAAGGCGGAGCCGAGTCGTCCTCCGATTCGTCGAGTGTCCCTGGAGATTCGAAGCCCGCATAG
- a CDS encoding UDP-glucose/GDP-mannose dehydrogenase family protein, translating to MNIAVIGTGYVGLVTGTCFSEFGLNVTCVDVDEAKIASLQAGEIPIYEPGLQELVTRNVADGRLAFTTDVETAIAQSLVLFIAVGTPPNEDGSTNLSIVESVARRIGREMDGYKVVVTKSTVPVGTSKFVRECIDDELAKRGESIRYSLASNPEFLREGAAIGDFMRPDRVVIGTDGDDEQALAIMKDLYRPLYLNETPFVETTIETAELSKYAANAFLATKISFINEMSVLCDAFGGDVQAVARIMGLDGRIGKKFLHAGPGFGGSCFPKDTRAAVHFARELGHELGIIEASIRANDRQRLRMIDKVVAALDGEVAGRVVAVLGLSFKPETDDLREAPAIDIIRELQARGATVRAYDPAALEEAGELLPELVCCGDAYEALEGADVAVIVTEWNQFRMLDLERMKEHMARPVLVDMRNIYDGDTMRGLGFAYTGVGV from the coding sequence ATGAACATCGCAGTGATCGGAACCGGCTACGTCGGACTGGTGACCGGCACGTGCTTCTCCGAGTTCGGCCTGAACGTCACCTGCGTGGACGTCGACGAGGCGAAGATCGCCTCGCTCCAGGCGGGAGAGATCCCGATCTACGAGCCAGGCCTCCAGGAGCTCGTCACGCGCAACGTGGCCGACGGTCGCCTCGCGTTCACGACCGACGTGGAGACCGCGATCGCACAGTCCCTCGTCCTCTTCATCGCCGTGGGCACGCCGCCCAACGAAGACGGCAGCACCAATCTCTCGATCGTCGAGAGCGTCGCGCGTCGCATCGGTCGCGAGATGGACGGCTACAAGGTGGTCGTCACGAAGAGCACGGTCCCGGTCGGGACCTCGAAGTTCGTGCGGGAGTGCATCGACGACGAGCTCGCGAAGCGAGGCGAGTCGATCCGCTACAGCCTGGCCTCGAATCCCGAGTTCCTGCGCGAGGGCGCGGCGATCGGCGACTTCATGCGACCGGACCGCGTCGTCATCGGGACGGACGGCGACGACGAGCAGGCCCTCGCGATCATGAAGGATCTCTATCGCCCGCTCTATCTGAACGAGACGCCCTTCGTGGAGACCACGATCGAGACCGCCGAGCTGTCGAAGTACGCGGCGAATGCGTTCCTCGCTACGAAGATCTCGTTCATCAACGAGATGAGCGTGTTGTGCGATGCGTTCGGCGGCGACGTCCAGGCGGTCGCACGCATCATGGGCCTCGACGGCCGGATCGGGAAGAAGTTCCTGCATGCAGGACCGGGCTTCGGCGGCTCGTGCTTCCCGAAGGACACGCGCGCGGCCGTCCACTTCGCCCGGGAGCTCGGCCACGAACTGGGGATCATCGAAGCGTCGATCCGCGCGAACGATCGCCAGCGCCTGCGCATGATCGACAAGGTCGTGGCGGCGCTCGACGGCGAGGTCGCGGGACGCGTCGTCGCGGTCCTCGGACTCTCCTTCAAGCCGGAGACCGACGACCTGCGAGAGGCGCCGGCGATCGACATCATCCGCGAGCTGCAGGCGCGCGGCGCCACTGTCCGAGCCTACGATCCGGCGGCGCTCGAAGAGGCGGGAGAGCTGCTCCCGGAGCTGGTCTGCTGCGGCGACGCCTACGAGGCCCTCGAAGGCGCCGACGTCGCGGTGATCGTGACCGAGTGGAACCAGTTCCGGATGCTCGACCTCGAGCGGATGAAGGAGCACATGGCGCGCCCGGTCCTGGTCGACATGCGCAACATCTACGACGGCGACACGATGCGTGGCCTCGGCTTCGCGTACACCGGCGTCGGCGTCTGA
- the dprA gene encoding DNA-processing protein DprA, whose amino-acid sequence MNPGAARAPFRGRGILSGVRPEPVPSRSVISASDASSNSTPLPAPGGARLAGLAPGDALGWLALQRRLAFVPERIRDRLEAGEGPASILRQPPPLPPGLTRAPAVAPARDARTLDRIAGRVLPFGHPDYPARLAAIADAPPVLLVRGDPRVLSTPAVAIVGARAATRSARGQARRFARALAARGITIVSGLARGIDAEAHRGALEAGGRSIGILACGLDRTYPPEHRVLADELAESGAVVSEVPLGTSPRRELFPLRNRIISGLCRGVIVAEARRRSGSLITVRHALDQGRDVFVLPGPTEGPFAEGSNRLLREGAVAITEPEDVFEDLGLAAAVTAADAGGEGSAVSRLDPLAQRVMRALAEGPLAREGLAAALTVDPARLAECLLDLELSGWVREERDGRLYRIG is encoded by the coding sequence GTGAACCCCGGCGCCGCTCGGGCGCCCTTCCGCGGGCGCGGCATTCTTTCGGGCGTTCGCCCCGAACCGGTCCCGTCGAGGTCCGTCATCTCCGCTTCGGACGCTTCTTCGAATTCGACTCCGCTCCCGGCGCCGGGCGGGGCGCGCCTGGCCGGGCTCGCGCCCGGCGACGCCCTCGGATGGCTCGCGCTCCAACGCCGGCTGGCCTTCGTTCCCGAGCGGATTCGCGATCGGCTCGAGGCGGGGGAGGGGCCCGCATCGATCCTCCGACAGCCCCCGCCGCTTCCGCCGGGCCTGACCCGTGCCCCCGCGGTCGCACCCGCGCGCGACGCGCGAACCCTCGACCGGATCGCGGGGCGCGTGCTGCCGTTCGGCCACCCCGACTACCCGGCCCGGCTGGCGGCGATCGCGGACGCGCCGCCGGTGTTGCTCGTGCGCGGGGACCCGCGCGTCCTATCGACCCCGGCGGTCGCGATCGTCGGGGCGCGGGCAGCGACGCGAAGCGCGCGGGGTCAGGCGCGCCGGTTCGCGCGTGCCCTCGCCGCGCGTGGGATCACGATCGTGTCGGGGCTGGCACGCGGAATCGATGCCGAGGCCCACCGGGGGGCCCTCGAAGCGGGTGGCCGGTCGATCGGCATCCTCGCCTGCGGGCTCGACCGGACCTATCCCCCGGAGCACCGGGTCCTCGCCGACGAGCTCGCCGAGTCTGGAGCCGTGGTGTCCGAGGTCCCGCTCGGGACTTCGCCGCGGCGGGAGCTCTTTCCGCTGCGCAACCGGATCATCAGCGGGCTCTGCCGCGGCGTGATCGTGGCCGAGGCCCGGCGTCGGAGCGGGTCGTTGATCACCGTGCGCCATGCCCTCGACCAGGGCCGCGACGTCTTCGTCCTTCCCGGACCGACGGAGGGGCCCTTTGCCGAGGGCAGCAACCGGCTCCTGCGCGAGGGCGCCGTCGCGATCACCGAGCCGGAGGACGTCTTCGAGGATCTCGGCCTCGCGGCTGCGGTGACGGCGGCGGACGCGGGCGGGGAGGGCAGCGCCGTCTCGCGGCTCGATCCGCTGGCCCAGCGCGTGATGCGCGCGCTCGCGGAAGGGCCGCTCGCGAGGGAGGGGCTCGCTGCGGCTCTGACCGTCGATCCGGCGCGGCTCGCGGAATGCCTGCTCGATCTCGAGCTCTCCGGGTGGGTTCGGGAGGAGCGGGACGGGCGTCTCTACCGGATCGGGTGA
- the trmFO gene encoding methylenetetrahydrofolate--tRNA-(uracil(54)-C(5))-methyltransferase (FADH(2)-oxidizing) TrmFO: MLVASSDETRASVDDGASPTPVSVIGAGLAGSEAAWQLAERSVPVRLFDMKPERLSPAHASEDFAELVCSNSLRANTLGNAVGLLKEEMRRLGSLVLRAADATAVPAGKALAVDRVNFSRTITEAIEGHPGIEVVRERVVAIPEERPVILATGPLTDGELAEDLGRVLGEEYLYFYDAISPTIYKDSIDESIVFRASRYDTGDEEEGDYLNVPLSRDEYEALVEALLEAETVPLHAFEAAMYFEGCLPIEEMARRGRDTLAYGPMKPVGLEDPRTGKRPHAVVQLRQEDRAGTLWNLVGCQTKLRVGEQKRIFRMLPGLGEAVFARFGSIHRNTYVNAPVQLDDRLQLKASPGVHLAGQMAGVEGYVESAALGYLVGVDVARQQLGLPHVAPPPETAHGALLRHLQNADAKHFQPMNVNYGLFPALDRDVLRPPRPEGGRRKKLPKREKNQKLAERALDRLGEFAATVTARDGRAA; this comes from the coding sequence ATGTTGGTCGCTTCCAGCGACGAGACGCGAGCGAGCGTGGACGACGGAGCCTCCCCGACGCCGGTGAGCGTGATCGGGGCGGGACTCGCAGGCAGCGAGGCCGCCTGGCAGCTGGCCGAGCGAAGCGTGCCGGTGCGCCTCTTCGACATGAAGCCCGAGCGACTCTCACCGGCGCATGCCTCCGAAGATTTCGCGGAGCTGGTCTGCAGCAACTCCCTTCGTGCCAACACGCTCGGAAACGCCGTGGGGCTCCTCAAGGAGGAGATGCGCCGGCTCGGCTCCCTCGTCCTGCGGGCGGCGGATGCGACGGCGGTCCCGGCGGGCAAGGCACTCGCGGTCGATCGCGTGAATTTCTCCCGGACCATCACCGAGGCGATCGAGGGTCATCCGGGGATCGAGGTCGTGCGCGAGCGCGTGGTCGCGATCCCTGAAGAGCGGCCGGTCATCCTGGCGACCGGGCCGCTGACGGATGGAGAGCTCGCCGAGGACCTCGGTCGCGTGCTCGGCGAGGAGTACCTCTACTTCTACGACGCGATCAGCCCGACGATCTACAAGGATTCGATCGACGAGTCGATCGTGTTCCGGGCCTCGCGCTACGACACCGGCGACGAGGAGGAAGGCGACTACCTGAACGTCCCGCTCTCCCGGGACGAGTACGAGGCGCTCGTCGAGGCGCTGCTCGAGGCCGAGACGGTTCCGCTCCACGCCTTCGAGGCGGCCATGTACTTCGAGGGCTGCCTCCCGATCGAGGAGATGGCGCGCCGGGGACGGGACACCCTTGCGTACGGACCGATGAAGCCGGTCGGGCTCGAGGATCCGCGAACAGGCAAGCGCCCCCATGCCGTCGTCCAGCTCCGGCAGGAGGATCGGGCTGGCACGCTCTGGAATCTCGTCGGCTGTCAGACGAAGCTTCGCGTCGGCGAGCAGAAGCGGATCTTCCGGATGCTGCCGGGGCTCGGCGAGGCGGTCTTCGCCCGCTTCGGATCGATCCACAGGAACACGTACGTGAACGCGCCGGTCCAGCTCGACGACCGGCTCCAGCTGAAGGCGTCGCCGGGCGTCCATCTCGCGGGACAGATGGCCGGCGTCGAGGGCTACGTGGAGTCCGCGGCACTCGGCTATCTCGTCGGCGTCGACGTCGCTCGCCAGCAGCTCGGGCTGCCGCACGTCGCACCACCGCCGGAGACGGCGCACGGCGCGCTGCTGCGTCATCTGCAGAACGCCGACGCCAAACATTTCCAGCCGATGAATGTGAACTACGGGCTCTTCCCGGCCCTCGATCGCGACGTCCTGCGGCCGCCGCGGCCCGAGGGTGGACGGCGCAAGAAGCTGCCCAAGCGCGAGAAGAACCAGAAGCTCGCCGAGCGCGCGCTGGATCGTCTCGGCGAGTTCGCCGCGACCGTGACGGCGCGTGACGGGAGGGCCGCATGA
- a CDS encoding Crp/Fnr family transcriptional regulator → MHTTGTVRKDVIDSLRAIPLFGRVSEADLEELATHLIERRFPKNATVVEEGLPGDYMYVIRQGRAKVTKASEDGREKIMNFLEAGSFFGDMALLGDETRSASVKTLEDSVLLALSRRDFIDLLRQSPDLSLSVIEELANRLRETNEQARSLSFQGVEERTRNLFERIARVDETTGGLRMTPALTHQQIADMVGTSRETVTRAIKQLKTSGWLEQEGKRYVIPAEGD, encoded by the coding sequence ATGCATACGACTGGCACGGTCCGCAAGGACGTCATCGATTCGCTGCGGGCGATTCCGCTCTTCGGTCGGGTCTCCGAGGCCGACCTCGAGGAGCTGGCGACGCACCTGATCGAGCGCCGCTTCCCGAAGAACGCGACCGTCGTCGAGGAAGGCCTTCCGGGCGACTACATGTACGTGATCCGCCAGGGGAGGGCGAAGGTCACGAAGGCCTCCGAGGACGGCCGCGAGAAGATCATGAACTTCCTCGAGGCGGGCTCCTTCTTCGGGGACATGGCGCTGCTCGGGGACGAGACGCGCTCCGCCAGCGTGAAGACCCTCGAGGACTCGGTGCTTCTCGCCCTCTCGCGCCGTGATTTCATCGACCTCCTGCGCCAGAGCCCGGATCTCTCGCTGTCCGTCATCGAGGAGCTCGCGAATCGTCTCCGGGAGACGAACGAGCAGGCGCGGTCGCTGTCCTTCCAGGGGGTCGAAGAGCGCACCCGCAACCTCTTCGAGCGGATCGCCCGGGTCGACGAGACGACGGGCGGCCTGCGCATGACGCCGGCGCTCACCCACCAGCAGATCGCCGACATGGTCGGGACGTCCCGCGAGACCGTGACCCGCGCCATCAAGCAGCTGAAGACCTCGGGCTGGCTCGAACAGGAAGGCAAGCGCTACGTGATCCCCGCCGAAGGGGATTGA
- a CDS encoding LysM peptidoglycan-binding domain-containing protein → MRKSLLFSVSLTALIFAGEALAEAAVDVPVTPAEDAVAETATEPGAASSEGDELAWDQFDDPSFDPAAEPAAPAITEAVDATMPVAGTEGLVEAAVTDVAPSEEAAPGVVLDPGTEATETTVEGVVLGPIGYDDQGRQGRLHTVAKGDTLWDLSAAYLGTPWVWPSVWIDNDDIANPHLILPGDKIWITANEMRVVTDAEAQSFLETPVADADEAPPIVEDADFVPEPGDEFAPVAATDPAVDEASTLDAFPVEVPEETAPAMPSGRMITIARRDSYGFVSAEALSGASSIVESPSVRTFLAEGDEVFIGLGEGDTEVGDQFMIFTVIDDVRDVETNRILGSHVENLGWLEVKELTGDTSIAEIRQSYAEIRRGTRVMVREKLPRRVALRSTPDAVDGQVVFLPSDRTLAADGEYVYLNRGEFHGLEIGTELEVYSSGAILNDRERRVDVRTPDTPVATLVVVTVDAESAVAFVLSADREIAVGDTVRPVVDRTLAQR, encoded by the coding sequence ATGAGGAAGAGCCTTCTCTTTTCCGTCTCGCTGACGGCGCTGATCTTCGCGGGCGAAGCCCTGGCGGAGGCCGCCGTCGACGTGCCGGTCACGCCTGCGGAAGACGCGGTCGCGGAGACTGCCACCGAACCGGGCGCCGCGTCGTCCGAGGGTGACGAGCTCGCCTGGGATCAGTTCGATGATCCTTCGTTCGATCCCGCCGCCGAGCCGGCAGCACCCGCGATCACCGAGGCGGTCGACGCCACGATGCCGGTCGCCGGCACTGAAGGTCTCGTCGAAGCGGCCGTCACCGACGTCGCACCGAGCGAGGAGGCCGCCCCGGGCGTCGTCCTCGATCCCGGCACGGAAGCGACCGAGACCACGGTCGAGGGCGTCGTGCTCGGCCCGATCGGGTACGACGACCAGGGACGCCAGGGACGACTGCACACGGTCGCCAAGGGCGACACGCTCTGGGATCTCTCCGCCGCCTACCTGGGAACGCCGTGGGTCTGGCCGTCCGTCTGGATCGACAACGACGACATCGCGAACCCGCACCTCATCCTGCCCGGTGACAAGATCTGGATCACCGCGAACGAGATGCGTGTCGTGACCGACGCCGAGGCCCAGTCGTTCCTGGAGACGCCGGTCGCGGACGCCGACGAGGCGCCGCCGATCGTCGAAGATGCGGACTTCGTGCCCGAGCCCGGCGACGAGTTCGCTCCGGTCGCCGCGACGGATCCCGCCGTGGACGAAGCGTCGACCCTCGATGCCTTCCCGGTCGAGGTCCCCGAGGAGACCGCCCCGGCGATGCCGAGCGGTCGCATGATCACGATCGCCCGTCGCGACTCCTACGGCTTCGTGTCGGCGGAGGCGCTGTCGGGCGCGTCGTCGATCGTCGAGAGCCCGTCGGTTCGGACCTTCCTGGCGGAAGGCGACGAGGTCTTCATCGGTCTCGGCGAAGGCGACACCGAGGTCGGCGATCAGTTCATGATCTTCACCGTCATCGACGACGTCCGTGACGTCGAGACGAACCGGATCCTCGGCAGCCACGTCGAGAACCTCGGCTGGCTCGAGGTCAAGGAGCTGACCGGCGACACGTCGATCGCCGAGATCCGCCAGTCGTACGCCGAGATCCGCCGCGGCACGCGGGTGATGGTCCGGGAGAAGCTCCCGCGCCGCGTCGCGCTGCGCTCGACGCCGGATGCCGTGGACGGACAGGTGGTCTTCCTCCCGTCCGACCGCACGCTGGCCGCCGACGGCGAATACGTCTACCTGAACCGCGGTGAGTTCCACGGTCTCGAGATCGGCACCGAGCTCGAGGTCTACTCGTCCGGCGCGATCCTCAACGATCGCGAGCGCCGCGTGGACGTCCGGACCCCGGACACGCCGGTCGCGACCCTCGTGGTCGTGACGGTGGACGCGGAGAGCGCGGTCGCCTTCGTGCTGAGCGCGGATCGCGAGATCGCGGTCGGCGATACGGTCCGCCCCGTCGTGGACCGGACGCTCGCCCAGCGCTGA
- a CDS encoding CpsD/CapB family tyrosine-protein kinase yields the protein MPKHYEALQRAEEERRRKVTGVDSPAPAAVPFESAAPPVAPPTAKPPGILSRLFKGRGGAVTEEPGEANKRRIALLQPDSYVAEQYRSLRGRIDSLASQRPLKTLAVTSANSGEGKSTCSVNLATVTAMSVGRSVLLIDCDLRRPKVHWTLGLQPQVGLAEVLLNQATIEESILKLDGVNLDVLPVRSVPSNPSELLASPEMRKLTEEVAGRYDRVILDTPACLGLPDAKSVSELCDGLVMVVRAGVTPKEDVRAALDILDRRKVVGMVLNGSEATREQYGYY from the coding sequence ATGCCCAAGCACTACGAAGCACTGCAGCGTGCCGAGGAGGAGCGCCGCCGAAAGGTGACCGGCGTCGATTCCCCCGCGCCCGCCGCAGTCCCCTTCGAGAGCGCCGCACCGCCGGTGGCACCGCCCACGGCGAAGCCGCCGGGAATCCTGTCGCGTCTCTTCAAGGGGCGCGGTGGAGCCGTGACGGAAGAGCCGGGAGAAGCGAACAAGCGTCGCATCGCGCTGCTCCAGCCCGACTCCTACGTCGCAGAGCAGTACCGGAGCCTCCGCGGACGGATCGATTCGCTCGCGTCCCAGCGCCCGCTGAAGACGCTCGCGGTCACGAGTGCGAACTCGGGCGAGGGCAAGTCGACCTGCTCGGTGAACCTCGCGACGGTGACGGCGATGAGCGTCGGTCGAAGCGTGCTGCTCATCGACTGTGATCTGCGTCGCCCGAAGGTGCATTGGACCCTCGGCCTCCAGCCCCAGGTCGGGCTCGCCGAGGTGCTGCTCAATCAGGCGACGATCGAAGAGTCGATCCTGAAGCTCGACGGCGTGAACCTCGACGTCCTTCCGGTCCGCTCGGTCCCCTCGAATCCGTCGGAGCTCCTCGCTTCGCCGGAGATGCGCAAGCTCACGGAAGAGGTCGCGGGGCGCTACGACCGCGTCATCCTCGACACCCCCGCGTGCCTGGGCCTGCCGGACGCGAAGAGCGTCTCGGAGCTGTGTGACGGTCTCGTCATGGTCGTGCGCGCGGGCGTCACCCCCAAGGAAGACGTTCGTGCGGCACTCGACATCCTGGATCGCCGCAAGGTCGTCGGGATGGTGCTGAACGGCTCCGAGGCGACGCGCGAACAGTACGGATACTACTAG